TGGCGTCCGATTCGGTGTCGGCCGACTCGTCGTCCGCTGGTTCGTCGCTCGCCGGTTCGTCCGTGTCGCCGGTCGGTTCGCCGTTCGCGTCGCTCCTGGCCGATTCGGCTCCCTCGGTCGGTGCCTGTGCTCCGGGTTCGTCCCTTTCGTCCCCTTCGTCCGTCGAATCTGGTCCTGTCGAGGGCGACTCCGCCGAATCGACCGACTGGGTCGCCGGATCGCCGGCAGCGTCGTCCACCGACGTCTCGATCTGGCCAGCGAGGGCGTTGGATCGGGCCGCACCATCGGATTCGACCGGCGGCGCGGGCTCGGCGCTCTCGGGCGCGGGCCGCAAACTGCCGTCGGTGGCGGCGACGGCCTCGCGCGGGCTGCTCGCGCCCGCAACGAGATCGTAGGCGACCTTCTCGCGGAGTGCCGACAGCGCCGCCTCGCGCGCGAGGTCCTCGACGCTCTCTCCCGTTGGCGCGACCGCGACGTAGTCGACATTGCCGACCTGATCGAGCTCCTTCAAGATCAGATCGCCCCCGCGGTCGCCGTCGAGGAAGGCGGTCGTCGTGCGCTCCGTGGTGAGCGCGGCGACCGCGTCGGGGACGTTGGTGCCCTCGACCGCGATGGCGTTTTTGACGCCGTACCCGAGCAGGGTGAGCACGTCCGCACGCCCCTCAACCACGATGATCGCGTCGGCGTCGGCGACCCGCGGGCCGGCCGGCAGCCCCTCGTAGGTGGTGATCTCCCCGGTGCGTGCGCTCTCGCGGACGGCCTCGACGAGCTCCGCCGAGCTCATCGTGCTCTCCTCGAACGCGCCCAGCAGCGCCTTCGCTCGATCGACCACCTCGCGGCGTCTGGCCGCCCGAACGTCCTCGATCCGGTCGACGTCGACGATCGAGCGACACGGCCCGATCCGGTCGATGGTTTCGAGCGACGCGCCGAGGATCGCGGTCTCGACCTTGTCGAGCCCGCTCGCGATGGTGATCCGGCCGAACGACTGGCCGTTTTGAGAGTTGATCGTCACGTCGATCCGGCCGACCTTCGAGGCGTCCTGAAGCGTCCGGAGATCGAGGTCGTCGCCGAGCAGCCCTTCGGTCTGGCCGAAGACTGCGCCGACAACGTCGTTGCGCTCCACCACCCCCTCGGCGGTGACGTCCGCGTGAATCAGATACTTCGCTGAGTCCTCCATGATTGTGAACTGCCCCAGTGGGGCGTACTCCGTGAACCGCGTTGAAACCGCGTCACTGATGCAGCAGATATTGCCAGTCCGAACGCATATACCTACCGCCACACGGCTCCGTCGTAAAAACCGGACGTGAAACGCTCAGTCCGCAGTCGGGGCGACTCGTTGGGCGTCCGCCATCGCGAGCACGTCGTCGAAGAAGTCGAGCGAGTCGTGTGGGCCGGGGTTGGCCTCGGGGTGGTACTGACGGGTGATGACGTCGAGTGCGTCGCTCGCGAGCCCTTCCGGCGTGTCGTCGTTGACGTTGATCTGTGTGACGTCGAGCTCGCCCGGCTCGGTCACGGTGTAGCCGTGGTTCTGGGTCGTCATCACCACACGGCCCGAATCGAGGTCACGAACCGGCTGGTTCACGCCGCGGTGGCCGAAGGCCATCTTTTCGGTGGTACCGCCGAGGGCCGCCGCGACGATCTGCTGGCCGAGACAGATCCCGGCGAGCGGGAGGTCGCCCGCGAACTCCTCCACGAGTGCCTGAGCGGCCTCGAAGTTCTCGGGATCGCCGGGGCCGTTCGAGACGAACAGGAGGTCCGGATCAGTCCTCGAAACGTCTTCGGGGGTGGCGTCGTACGGCAGCACGGTGACGTCCGCACCACGCTCCATGAGCGACGACCGGATCGAGCCCTTCGCGCCGCAGTCGATCAGCGCGACGTCGTACGCTCCATCGCCCTCGTAGCGCGCGGGTTCGTCGACGCTGACCGTCGCGCCGATGTCGGTGTGCTCGCTCATTCCCCTGCACCGATCGAGCTCGGCGAGTGCGTCCTCGGGGGTCGCGTCGGGGCCGGCGGCGATCCCACACTCCATCGCGCCCTCCTCGCGGACGTCGGTCACCACGTCGCGGGTGTCGAGGTGATCGATCGCGGGGATTTCTTCGCTTCCGAGCCACTCGGCAACGTCGTCGGTGAGTTCGCGCGCGAGGACCGCCGTGGGCTGGACCTGATCGGATTCGAACCGCTCGTCCCGAACGCCGTAGTTGCCGATCAGCGGGTACGAGAAGGTGAGCACCTGCTCGGCGTAGGAGGGATCGGTGAGACTCTCCTCGTAGCCGGTGTAGGCGGTCGTGAAAACCAGTTCGCCACGGGCCGTGCCCGGGGCGCGCGCACGCCCGGTCAGGACGTGGCCGCCCTCGATCGCCACGTAGGCATCCGTCATTACGATATGCGTACAGACGCACCCCTAATAACCGTTGTGTTCGAAACAAGGTTACGATATTCGTAATCGTGAAGTGCCGGCGATCGGTACGGTCACGAATGGACGACCTCGATCGCCGCATCCTGAACGTCCTCCGACGCGATTCGCGGACACCGTACACCGAGATCGCCGAGGAAGTAGGAACGTCGGAGGGGACGGTCAGAAATCGCGTCGAGCAGCTCGTCGACGATGGGACCATCGAGCGCTTCACCGTGACCACCCGGACGGGTAACATCAAGGCGATGATCGAAGTCGGGGTCGCGGTCGACGTCGACACCTCGGCAGTCTCGAAGCGGATGACCGAGTGGCCCGAGGTGGATTTCGTCTGGCAGGTTTCGGGCGAGGAGGACGTGGTGCTCGTCGTCGACGCGGCCGATACCGCCGCGGTCAACGCGCTGATCACCCAGGCCCGCGAGCTCGACGACGTCGTGAGCACCAAGACCCGGCTGATCCTCGACGAACGCCGCGGGTAGGGTGGTCGTCGTCAATCCCCGAGCGCCGCGATCCCGGCGCGGAGCTGTGTCCAGCCGCTCGTGACCAGTGCCTGGGGAAATCGTCGCCGTGCGCCGTCGAGTGTCTCTATGAGCGCCGCCGTGGCGTCGTCGAAGATTCCGGTTCCGTGGCCGAGGAGAATTCGCTCCGGACGGAGATCACCGAACAGGTGTCGTGGTGGAAACAGCCGTCCGGGGAGAAACAGCGCGATGCGCTCGTCGCCCACGGTCGCCGAAAGCTCGGTGCTCAGCACGTCGGGGACGTAGAGCGTCCCGTTCGATTCGTGGTACGCGATCGATTCTCGACAGCCCGGGAACGGCCGCGCGTTCCGCACCCGAAAGCCGGAATCTCCGATCTCGTCGGTGAACTGCTCGATCGGTGCGTCGATGCGCGCCGTGGCCCGGTTCAGCCACCGCGGGACGTGAACCGACACGCCATAGCGCTCCGCGAAGACGGCGGCATCTCGGGCATGAAAGTCCGACAGAACGGCCACACCGACGATTTCGCCGATCGATTCGATGAGGTCGTCCACGCCCGGTGCGTCGAGCGGGTCGACGAGCCACACGCCGTCGTCGCCACCGATTGCGTGACTCGCCCGCCGACCGTCCTCGTGGGGATGCGCCAACCAGCCGACGCCACCCGCCCACCGATCGATGGGGCGACACTTGGTCGGCTCGTCGCGTGCGTACATCGGCATGGCCGACCCGTCGGCGGAACTGGTCAAGAGTATTGTGCTTCGGCCGGAACGAGCGCCGTCAGTCGTCCTCGGGCGGCGCGCCGACGCCCGGGGTGGCCCACTCGGGACGGTCGAACTGCTCGCTCTCCTCGTGGATGTATCGATAGAGCCGGCCGATGACCTGGTAGGGGAGCCAGTCGTCGACTCGTGGCTCGACCCGTCCGTCCTTGATGGCTGCGACCACGTTTTCGGGGGTGGGTTCGGCGACGTCGACTGCGGTGTACGCCCGGCCGACCTCCGGGGGGTAATGGACGTCGCTGCCGCCGGTCATCGGGAGTCCGTGGCGGTCGGCGAGGCGTTCGACCCACGCCCGCGTTCGGGGGTGTTTCCCGTTGACCTCGATGGCGTCGAACGACGCGTCGACC
The DNA window shown above is from Halococcus salifodinae DSM 8989 and carries:
- the dnaG gene encoding DNA primase DnaG encodes the protein MEDSAKYLIHADVTAEGVVERNDVVGAVFGQTEGLLGDDLDLRTLQDASKVGRIDVTINSQNGQSFGRITIASGLDKVETAILGASLETIDRIGPCRSIVDVDRIEDVRAARRREVVDRAKALLGAFEESTMSSAELVEAVRESARTGEITTYEGLPAGPRVADADAIIVVEGRADVLTLLGYGVKNAIAVEGTNVPDAVAALTTERTTTAFLDGDRGGDLILKELDQVGNVDYVAVAPTGESVEDLAREAALSALREKVAYDLVAGASSPREAVAATDGSLRPAPESAEPAPPVESDGAARSNALAGQIETSVDDAAGDPATQSVDSAESPSTGPDSTDEGDERDEPGAQAPTEGAESARSDANGEPTGDTDEPASDEPADDESADTESDATSEPETLQGHVRAVIDDGTERVRLLDTEFETVAEAPAAEAFDTIAEATAVPASVVIDGELSQRVLDIAAQRGVEQVVARSEGEFVKKPTGVRVRTPAQLRPESDGEADSSSPSGRSASD
- the carA gene encoding glutamine-hydrolyzing carbamoyl-phosphate synthase small subunit, giving the protein MTDAYVAIEGGHVLTGRARAPGTARGELVFTTAYTGYEESLTDPSYAEQVLTFSYPLIGNYGVRDERFESDQVQPTAVLARELTDDVAEWLGSEEIPAIDHLDTRDVVTDVREEGAMECGIAAGPDATPEDALAELDRCRGMSEHTDIGATVSVDEPARYEGDGAYDVALIDCGAKGSIRSSLMERGADVTVLPYDATPEDVSRTDPDLLFVSNGPGDPENFEAAQALVEEFAGDLPLAGICLGQQIVAAALGGTTEKMAFGHRGVNQPVRDLDSGRVVMTTQNHGYTVTEPGELDVTQINVNDDTPEGLASDALDVITRQYHPEANPGPHDSLDFFDDVLAMADAQRVAPTAD
- a CDS encoding Lrp/AsnC family transcriptional regulator, producing MDDLDRRILNVLRRDSRTPYTEIAEEVGTSEGTVRNRVEQLVDDGTIERFTVTTRTGNIKAMIEVGVAVDVDTSAVSKRMTEWPEVDFVWQVSGEEDVVLVVDAADTAAVNALITQARELDDVVSTKTRLILDERRG